In Amaranthus tricolor cultivar Red isolate AtriRed21 chromosome 3, ASM2621246v1, whole genome shotgun sequence, a single window of DNA contains:
- the LOC130808828 gene encoding uncharacterized protein LOC130808828, with protein MGKQRSLRSKAVNLVSDLTTVLLNPISDKPSKKNPPVPENETDSEKSHIEASYEEGPLPSVEGPDTSSFTAFLCSLLKDDYFSADKEEGQHNKASTKSDSEHEPDTETETETESGAEIKRELVVEEPTNVNPVKGSGGKRGLFSRGRQSLGKAMGYAARIALFRNQPSNSEVKNDDLNGCQDGGSLRPMENTDEELPDMSDNSLLLSQKSRVTLYASLPALVKGRKWVLLYSTWKHGISLSTLYRKSLLCPGLSLLVVGDRGGAVFGGLVEAPLRPSKSKRYQGSNSTFLFTDALGQPLVYRPTGVNRYYTLCSPDFLALGGGRHFALYLDSDLLNGSSAASETYGNACLARSEDFVVKEVELWGFVYPSRYEEILALSQNELPGICRW; from the exons ATGGGGAAACAAAGATCTCTTCGGAGCAAAGCAGTCAATCTTGTCTCTGACTTAACCACTGTTCTTCTTAACCCCATCTCTGATAAACCCTCTAAGAAGAATCCTCCCGTACCT GAGAATGAAACTGACTCGGAGAAAAGTCATATTGAGGCAAGTTATGAGGAGGGTCCTTTACCTTCAGTTGAAGGACCAGATACCTCATCTTTCACTGCTTTTCTTTGTTCTCTTTTAAAAGATGATTACTTTAGTGCTGATAAAGAAGAGGGGCAGCATAACAAAGCATCTACCAAATCTGATTCTGAACATGAACCTGATACTGAAACTGAAACTGAAACCGAAAGCGGTGCTGAAATTAAGCGTGAACTCGTTGTAGAAGAACCTACAAATGTAAATCCTGTGAAAGGTAGTGGTGGAAAGAGAGGGTTATTTTCTAGGGGAAGACAGTCCCTTGGTAAAGCTATGGGTTATGCTGCTAGAATAGCATTATTCCGAAATCAACCATCTAATTCTGAAGTTAAAAATGATGATTTAAATGGATGCCAAGACGGAGGAAGTTTAAGGCCGATGGAGAATACAGACGAAGAACTCCCGGACATGTCTGACAATTCATTGCTTCTTTCACAGAAATCTCGTGTCACACTCTACGCTTCTCTTCCTGCCCTTGTCAAAGGGCGTAAATGGGTGTTACTCTACAG CACTTGGAAGCATGGCATATCGTTATCAACCTTATATCGGAAAAGCTTGCTGTGCCCTGGCCTGAGTTTGCTG GTGGTTGGTGACCGAGGAGGTGCAGTGTTTGGCGGTTTGGTTGAGGCTCCTCTTAGACCGTCTAAAAGCAAGAGGTATCAG GGATCAAATAGCACATTTCTTTTTACAGATGCTCTCGGCCAGCCGTTAGTATATCGTCCCACAG GTGTAAATCGATATTATACATTGTGTTCGCCTGATTTCTTGGCGCTAGGTGGTGGTCGTCATTTTGCACTATACCTTGATAGCGATTT GTTGAATGGATCAAGCGCAGCATCTGAAACCTATGGCAATGCTTGCCTTGCCCGCTCAGAAGATTTTGTGGTAAAAGAAGTCGAG TTATGGGGCTTTGTCTATCCTTCGAGATATGAAGAGATACTAGCTTTAAGCCAGAATGAGCTTCCTGGGATTTGTAGATGGTGA